Proteins found in one Clostridia bacterium genomic segment:
- a CDS encoding YgiQ family radical SAM protein has product MAFLPMTKEELVAMGRYYCDFIIVTGDAYVDHPSFGIAIISRLLEAEGFCVGIIARPDYKSSDSFKTLGRPRYGFMVTSGAIDSMVSNYTAAKKVRSDDLYAPGGKGFGRPDRAVIVYTNKIREAYPDVPVAIGGLEASLRRFAHYDYWDDKVRRSILIDSGADLLMYGMGEKQIIEIARRAKAGESIKDMEGIRGTCVVRSAAPPASSEVVYCDSFDKVASDKRAYAKSFKLQSDEHDPVRGCTVVQKHDKRFLIQYPPQPPLTTKEMDAVYALPYERTYHPSYESQGGVPAIKEVEFSITVNRGCFGACAFCSLAFHQGRMIQTRSDESVIAEAKSFLKNPRFKGYISDVGGPTANFHVPSCEKQKEYGMCKDRRCLTPKPCPNLNVSHKSYNELLSKLRSINGVKKVFIRSGIRFDYLMLDDDRRFFEDLVKYHISGQLKVAPEHCSDHVLSCMGKPRFSVYESFVKEYERLNKKFGKDQYLVPYLMSSHPGSELSDAVELALYLKKNHMSPEQVQDFYPTPGTMATAAYYSGIDPMTGKEVFVPNTKEEKAMQRALLQFSREENRERVITALKRAGRYDLIGRGPGALVSPEPTKRSFKDKKNSHGNKRGKKQ; this is encoded by the coding sequence ATGGCTTTCTTACCTATGACAAAAGAAGAACTTGTCGCCATGGGCAGATATTACTGCGATTTCATTATAGTAACGGGCGACGCATACGTAGACCATCCGTCGTTCGGTATCGCTATAATCTCTCGCCTTTTGGAGGCGGAGGGCTTCTGCGTCGGCATTATAGCCCGTCCAGACTATAAGTCTTCGGACAGCTTCAAGACGCTTGGCCGCCCAAGATACGGCTTTATGGTGACAAGCGGAGCGATAGACTCCATGGTATCAAATTATACCGCCGCAAAAAAAGTGCGAAGCGACGATCTGTATGCGCCGGGCGGAAAGGGCTTCGGCCGTCCCGACCGCGCCGTTATCGTATATACGAACAAGATACGCGAGGCATATCCCGACGTACCCGTGGCCATAGGCGGGCTTGAGGCGTCGCTCAGGCGTTTTGCGCATTACGACTACTGGGACGACAAGGTAAGACGTTCCATACTTATAGATTCGGGCGCGGACCTCTTAATGTACGGCATGGGAGAAAAGCAGATAATAGAAATAGCGCGCCGCGCGAAAGCGGGAGAAAGCATCAAGGATATGGAAGGCATACGCGGCACGTGCGTCGTGCGTTCAGCCGCTCCGCCCGCGTCAAGCGAAGTAGTATACTGCGACTCGTTCGATAAGGTCGCATCTGACAAGCGCGCCTACGCAAAATCGTTCAAGCTTCAGTCTGACGAGCACGACCCGGTACGCGGGTGCACCGTAGTGCAGAAGCACGACAAGCGCTTTCTCATACAATATCCTCCTCAGCCTCCGCTTACTACAAAAGAGATGGACGCGGTGTACGCCCTGCCCTACGAGCGCACATATCATCCCTCATACGAATCACAGGGCGGCGTTCCCGCCATAAAAGAGGTGGAGTTTTCCATAACGGTGAACCGCGGCTGTTTCGGCGCGTGCGCTTTTTGTTCGCTCGCATTCCATCAGGGACGCATGATACAGACACGCTCCGATGAATCCGTCATCGCGGAGGCAAAATCGTTTTTAAAAAATCCGCGCTTCAAGGGATATATTTCCGACGTCGGAGGCCCTACGGCAAATTTTCACGTGCCGTCGTGCGAAAAGCAGAAAGAATACGGCATGTGTAAGGACAGGCGCTGCCTTACGCCAAAGCCCTGCCCCAATCTCAACGTGAGCCATAAAAGCTATAACGAGCTTCTTTCAAAGCTCCGCAGTATAAACGGCGTGAAAAAGGTGTTCATACGCTCCGGCATAAGATTTGATTATCTCATGCTCGACGACGACAGGCGTTTCTTTGAAGATCTCGTAAAGTATCATATAAGCGGACAGCTCAAGGTAGCACCCGAGCATTGCAGCGATCACGTGCTCTCATGCATGGGCAAGCCGCGCTTTTCGGTCTATGAGTCTTTTGTAAAAGAATACGAGCGGCTAAATAAAAAGTTCGGCAAGGATCAGTATCTCGTGCCGTATCTTATGTCCTCGCATCCGGGAAGCGAGCTTTCAGACGCCGTGGAGCTTGCGCTTTATCTGAAGAAAAATCATATGTCGCCCGAGCAGGTGCAGGATTTTTACCCCACTCCCGGCACTATGGCGACGGCGGCGTATTATTCCGGCATAGATCCTATGACGGGTAAGGAAGTTTTCGTGCCGAACACAAAAGAGGAAAAAGCGATGCAGCGCGCGCTTTTACAGTTCTCGCGCGAGGAAAACCGCGAGCGCGTTATCACAGCCTTAAAGCGCGCGGGCAGATACGACCTTATAGGACGCGGCCCCGGCGCGCTTGTATCCCCCGAGCCGACAAAACGCAGCTTCAAGGACAAAAAGAACTCGCACGGCAATAAAAGAGGCAAAAAACAATGA
- a CDS encoding DNA translocase FtsK, protein MAQSNQKAQPKSNTSNSRPSSRSPKRPQAQKSSSSKKRRTTRNKDQTNKLVMRALKGILLILIGAFVLLCLFVDSMGSVGGAIRSVLMGITGGAGYTVPFFLIYFGILLVMRETHKGIRVKTVAAIIIVCMLAAFIHTFTPYASLTGTFAENVSAYYVSGGRGISGGFLGGVISGVLLPLLGKTGSVIILIIVLIIALMILTGVTPVSVYKFLKQRGEKKAIRDREDVEILKRREAEKVEREAKNEIRRREAAAVRPQRPQPQPRIFHRKQPQGKPQIDIKLEDTYKFTPISDEMVAAVKRDRNIGEAEGSGENAKPKHKFTNLSTEEFDAKVAQFSKKAAQAKKLEAIEGEIAAQEMQSELEAAAHQSGASASAKETQTASGAQKPSQKDAPPEKKAEGGASPTPIANLKQNGAEAPAESEPEYVYPPITLLKQDLSRMSHDVSDELRSTATKLVETLNNFNVSTQIVDVSRGPTVTRYELQPNAGVKVSKIVNLSDDIALNLATAGVRIEAPIPGKAAVGIEVPNRVTANVYLRDIITSPEFIKQKSRLTYALGKDVSGAVMVGDIAKMPHMLIAGATGSGKSVCINSMIMSLLYKSTPDEVRLLLVDPKVVELGVYNSIPHLLIPVVTDPKKAAGALRWAVNEMLGRYKLFAENNVRDLKSYNEAILQKNDPAQKPLPQIVIIIDELADLMMAAPNEVEDSICRLAQMARAAGMHLVIATQRPSVDVITGLIKANIPSRISFAVSSQVDSRTILDMGGAEKLLGKGDMLYSPIGAPKPIRIQGCFVSDAEIEAVVDFIKQSQQKEVTYDQGILDDIEKESIIGQKGKSGSHQNGNGEDMDAADEMLEAAIEIVVEAEMASVSLLQRKLKLGYARAARIIDQMEQRGIVGPYEGSKPRKVLLSKQDFMEKKMAQSDW, encoded by the coding sequence ATGGCTCAGAGCAATCAGAAAGCTCAACCTAAAAGCAATACTTCAAATTCCAGGCCGTCTTCGAGAAGCCCAAAAAGGCCGCAGGCCCAAAAAAGCTCTTCTTCCAAAAAGAGACGAACTACCAGAAATAAAGATCAGACAAACAAGCTTGTTATGCGCGCGCTGAAGGGCATACTTCTTATCCTTATAGGCGCGTTCGTGCTGCTCTGTCTTTTTGTTGACTCTATGGGAAGTGTGGGCGGCGCGATAAGATCGGTGCTTATGGGCATAACCGGCGGCGCGGGTTATACCGTCCCCTTCTTTCTTATATATTTCGGAATACTGCTGGTAATGCGCGAAACGCATAAAGGCATAAGAGTAAAGACAGTGGCGGCGATAATCATAGTATGCATGCTGGCCGCATTTATACATACCTTTACACCGTATGCCTCGCTTACGGGCACATTTGCGGAAAACGTAAGCGCATATTACGTTTCGGGAGGTCGCGGAATATCGGGCGGCTTTTTGGGCGGCGTGATATCGGGCGTACTTTTACCGCTTCTCGGCAAAACAGGCTCCGTTATCATTCTGATAATCGTACTTATAATCGCGCTTATGATACTTACGGGCGTTACTCCGGTTTCCGTATATAAGTTCTTAAAACAGCGCGGAGAGAAAAAAGCCATACGCGACCGCGAAGACGTTGAAATATTAAAGCGGCGCGAGGCCGAAAAAGTTGAACGCGAAGCAAAAAACGAAATAAGGCGGCGCGAAGCGGCGGCAGTACGTCCGCAAAGGCCCCAGCCCCAGCCGCGTATCTTTCACAGAAAGCAGCCCCAGGGGAAGCCGCAGATAGATATAAAGCTTGAGGATACATATAAATTCACTCCGATAAGCGATGAAATGGTTGCCGCCGTAAAGCGCGACCGTAATATCGGCGAAGCGGAAGGCTCCGGAGAAAACGCAAAGCCCAAGCATAAATTCACAAATCTTTCGACCGAAGAATTTGACGCAAAGGTAGCGCAGTTTTCAAAAAAAGCGGCTCAGGCAAAAAAGCTGGAAGCCATAGAGGGCGAGATAGCCGCTCAGGAAATGCAAAGCGAGCTTGAAGCGGCGGCTCATCAGTCGGGCGCTTCGGCCTCTGCTAAAGAAACGCAGACCGCCTCGGGCGCACAGAAGCCCTCCCAAAAGGACGCTCCGCCCGAAAAAAAGGCGGAAGGCGGCGCGTCTCCCACTCCCATAGCCAATCTTAAGCAAAACGGCGCGGAAGCTCCCGCGGAAAGCGAACCCGAATACGTATATCCGCCCATCACGCTTTTAAAGCAGGATCTGTCGCGTATGAGCCACGACGTATCGGACGAGCTTCGCTCCACCGCTACAAAGCTCGTTGAAACGCTTAACAACTTCAACGTATCGACGCAGATAGTAGACGTATCGCGCGGACCGACCGTTACGCGCTACGAGCTTCAGCCTAATGCGGGCGTAAAGGTGTCGAAGATAGTAAATCTCTCCGATGACATCGCGCTAAATCTTGCAACGGCGGGCGTGCGTATAGAGGCGCCGATCCCGGGAAAAGCCGCCGTAGGCATCGAGGTGCCGAACAGAGTCACGGCCAACGTATATCTTCGCGATATAATAACCTCGCCCGAATTTATAAAGCAAAAGAGCCGCCTAACATACGCGCTGGGCAAGGACGTTTCCGGTGCGGTAATGGTCGGCGATATAGCGAAAATGCCGCATATGCTCATTGCGGGCGCGACAGGCAGCGGTAAGTCCGTCTGCATAAACTCGATGATAATGAGCCTGCTTTACAAATCAACGCCCGACGAAGTACGGCTTCTTTTGGTCGATCCCAAGGTCGTTGAGCTTGGCGTATACAACAGCATACCGCATCTTCTGATACCTGTCGTTACCGACCCTAAAAAGGCGGCCGGCGCTCTCAGGTGGGCCGTAAACGAAATGCTCGGCAGATATAAGCTGTTCGCCGAAAACAACGTGCGCGACTTAAAGTCGTACAACGAGGCGATACTGCAAAAGAACGATCCGGCGCAGAAGCCTCTGCCGCAGATAGTCATAATCATCGACGAGCTTGCCGACCTTATGATGGCTGCTCCCAATGAAGTTGAGGATTCAATATGCCGCCTTGCTCAAATGGCGCGCGCTGCGGGAATGCATCTCGTAATAGCTACGCAGCGTCCCTCGGTAGACGTTATCACCGGCCTTATAAAGGCAAATATCCCTTCAAGAATATCGTTTGCCGTATCGAGCCAGGTGGACAGCCGCACGATACTTGACATGGGCGGCGCGGAAAAGCTTTTGGGCAAGGGCGATATGCTCTATTCACCCATAGGCGCTCCTAAGCCGATACGCATACAGGGCTGCTTTGTAAGCGACGCCGAAATAGAAGCGGTAGTCGATTTCATAAAGCAGTCACAGCAGAAGGAAGTTACCTACGATCAGGGCATCCTCGACGATATCGAAAAGGAGAGCATAATAGGTCAAAAAGGCAAAAGCGGCTCTCATCAGAACGGCAACGGAGAGGATATGGATGCGGCCGACGAAATGCTTGAGGCTGCTATCGAGATAGTAGTCGAAGCGGAAATGGCGTCGGTATCGCTTCTGCAAAGAAAACTCAAGCTTGGCTACGCAAGAGCGGCGCGCATAATCGATCAGATGGAGCAGCGCGGCATTGTAGGGCCTTATGAAGGGTCAAAGCCGCGAAAGGTGCTGCTTTCAAAGCAGGATTTCATGGAAAAGAAAATGGCTCAAAGCGATTGGTGA
- a CDS encoding NAD(P)H-dependent oxidoreductase, with the protein MTSNLIIYYSRKGENYLGGEIKKLERGNTGKIVSYIKDALSADIFEIETVKEYPADYMACTEVAKAELKAGARPELKRYLESLDGYDNVFICGPCWWGTFPCAVFSQLERLSWKGKNVLPVMTHEGSGLGNVQKDLKKICKGASFKKALAVEGHSADSARDQVVSWAKSQI; encoded by the coding sequence ATGACGTCAAATCTTATAATCTATTATTCAAGAAAAGGCGAAAACTATTTGGGCGGCGAGATCAAAAAGCTGGAGCGCGGCAATACGGGAAAAATTGTCTCTTATATTAAAGACGCCTTATCGGCAGATATATTTGAAATAGAAACCGTAAAGGAATATCCGGCTGATTATATGGCCTGCACCGAGGTCGCAAAGGCCGAATTAAAGGCGGGCGCGCGTCCCGAGCTTAAAAGATACCTTGAAAGTCTTGACGGCTACGACAATGTTTTCATCTGCGGCCCGTGCTGGTGGGGCACATTCCCCTGCGCCGTTTTTTCACAGCTAGAACGATTAAGCTGGAAGGGCAAAAATGTGCTGCCCGTTATGACCCACGAGGGAAGCGGGCTCGGAAACGTGCAGAAGGACTTAAAAAAGATATGTAAAGGCGCTTCTTTTAAAAAAGCTCTGGCTGTGGAAGGCCACAGCGCAGACAGCGCAAGAGATCAGGTAGTATCTTGGGCAAAATCTCAGATATGA
- a CDS encoding cupin domain-containing protein, which produces MLIDLNAFETLKIPNLNGGDGSVSAKMFSDDRGKIIISRIPAGSSIGQHLQKTGDDINYVISGTGTAICDGVSEKLKAGVCHICPEGSVHSIINTGDRDLVLFSVVAHRKKNE; this is translated from the coding sequence ATGCTTATCGATCTTAATGCTTTTGAAACGCTTAAAATACCGAATTTAAACGGCGGCGACGGCTCCGTCTCCGCAAAAATGTTTTCGGACGATCGTGGAAAGATAATAATAAGCCGCATACCCGCAGGCTCTTCGATAGGACAGCATCTGCAGAAAACCGGCGACGACATAAATTACGTGATAAGCGGAACGGGTACGGCAATATGCGACGGAGTGTCGGAAAAGCTGAAAGCGGGCGTGTGCCACATCTGTCCCGAGGGCTCGGTACACAGTATAATAAATACGGGCGATCGAGACCTTGTGCTCTTTAGCGTAGTTGCACATCGCAAAAAAAACGAATAA
- a CDS encoding NAD(P)H-dependent oxidoreductase — protein sequence MKKPALLIMAAIVIFMLFLFSACSSGTQSGESPSAAEAETSAAAADESAAALNEEKGDADDVIEDSNIPSPNEESPDLSYNDDPPAANANDKVLIAYFTRAENIDLDPETDAVASASINISGSEASGNAKLLSDMVSSVVRGDVFSIRVSDKYPKSYSETTDIAKKELSEGTRRALSSHVENMDEYGTIILIYPCWWGSLPGPVSAFLDEYDFSGKTILPLCTSGGGAMGDTQAEIEAACPASYVREGIVIRGDSIYGSESVVADWLTREIYVD from the coding sequence ATGAAAAAGCCTGCACTTCTTATCATGGCGGCCATAGTAATATTTATGCTCTTTTTGTTTTCGGCGTGCTCATCCGGCACACAAAGCGGCGAAAGCCCATCTGCCGCCGAAGCCGAAACATCTGCTGCCGCCGCCGATGAAAGCGCGGCCGCTTTAAACGAGGAAAAAGGCGACGCAGACGACGTCATCGAAGACAGTAACATTCCGTCTCCAAACGAAGAAAGTCCCGATCTTTCTTACAATGATGATCCGCCCGCCGCAAACGCAAATGACAAAGTGCTCATTGCATACTTTACGCGCGCGGAAAACATAGATCTTGACCCCGAGACAGACGCAGTTGCCTCGGCAAGTATAAACATCAGCGGAAGCGAGGCGTCGGGCAATGCAAAGCTGCTTTCGGATATGGTTTCTTCTGTTGTGCGCGGCGACGTTTTTTCCATACGTGTAAGTGACAAATATCCTAAAAGCTACAGCGAAACTACCGATATAGCGAAAAAAGAGCTCTCGGAGGGCACAAGGCGCGCGCTTTCGTCGCACGTTGAAAATATGGATGAATACGGTACGATAATACTTATTTATCCCTGCTGGTGGGGCTCGCTGCCGGGTCCCGTTTCGGCATTTTTAGATGAATACGACTTCAGCGGCAAGACTATCCTTCCGCTTTGTACAAGCGGCGGCGGCGCCATGGGAGACACACAGGCCGAAATTGAAGCCGCATGCCCCGCATCTTACGTAAGGGAAGGTATTGTGATACGCGGCGATAGCATTTATGGCTCGGAAAGCGTTGTTGCAGACTGGCTCACGCGAGAAATATACGTAGATTAA